In Vreelandella piezotolerans, one genomic interval encodes:
- the fis gene encoding DNA-binding transcriptional regulator Fis, protein MTERDLLSSERSSRLSGTLAAPSASAQPQPLREAVETAMRRYFEHLDGSQTSDLYAMVMAEVEAPLLACVMEHTDGNQTRAADVLGLNRGTLRKKLKQYGLIESDAP, encoded by the coding sequence ATGACTGAACGCGACCTGCTCTCCAGCGAACGCTCCTCACGACTCTCAGGCACGCTAGCAGCCCCCTCCGCCAGCGCACAGCCACAGCCACTGAGAGAAGCGGTAGAGACCGCCATGCGCCGTTACTTCGAGCATCTCGATGGCAGCCAAACATCTGACTTATATGCCATGGTGATGGCCGAAGTAGAGGCCCCACTGTTAGCGTGCGTGATGGAGCATACCGACGGTAATCAAACTCGCGCCGCCGACGTACTTGGCCTGAACCGTGGCACGCTACGCAAAAAACTCAAGCAGTATGGATTGATTGAAAGTGACGCCCCTTGA
- the dusB gene encoding tRNA dihydrouridine synthase DusB, with the protein MTLMTTSPPAIGPYQLPNPVMLAPMAGVTDRPFRQLCRRLGAGWVVGEMVTSDPSLWHTRKSQLRMDHQGEPDPRVVQVAGGDAEMLAQAARLNVELGAQIIDINMGCPAKKVCNKAAGSALMRDETLVAEILDAVVKAVDIPVTLKIRTGWCAASNNALRIAKLAESAGIQALAIHGRHREQRYTGEAEYDTIADIKSHLTIPVIANGDITTPEKAAHVLRYTGADAVMVGRGAQGNPWIFQQITHYLTHGEHLASPSLAERCSVLLEHLQALHDFYGTTMGVRIARKHVGWYLDDDKRFNSTQQRTLKQQFNALTTPDEQFDWIHNAMTQDASKRLLAKGSHAA; encoded by the coding sequence ATGACGTTGATGACTACTTCGCCACCTGCGATTGGGCCTTACCAACTGCCTAACCCGGTCATGCTGGCCCCGATGGCGGGCGTCACTGATCGCCCATTTCGCCAGCTATGCCGTCGGTTAGGCGCGGGCTGGGTCGTGGGAGAGATGGTCACGTCAGACCCTTCGCTTTGGCACACGCGCAAATCCCAGCTACGTATGGATCATCAGGGCGAACCCGACCCACGGGTCGTGCAGGTCGCTGGCGGGGATGCCGAGATGCTGGCGCAGGCGGCGAGACTCAATGTCGAACTAGGCGCGCAAATCATCGACATCAATATGGGGTGCCCGGCAAAAAAAGTGTGCAACAAAGCCGCTGGCTCAGCCCTCATGCGTGATGAAACGCTGGTCGCCGAGATTTTAGATGCCGTTGTGAAAGCGGTGGACATCCCCGTCACGCTCAAGATACGCACCGGTTGGTGTGCCGCTTCTAACAATGCACTGCGTATTGCCAAGCTGGCGGAATCTGCAGGCATCCAAGCGCTGGCCATTCATGGCCGTCACCGCGAACAGCGCTATACTGGTGAAGCCGAGTACGACACGATCGCCGACATAAAATCGCACCTCACGATCCCCGTGATTGCCAATGGCGATATCACCACCCCGGAGAAAGCCGCTCATGTGCTGCGTTACACTGGCGCTGATGCAGTGATGGTTGGCCGCGGCGCCCAGGGCAATCCGTGGATTTTTCAACAAATCACGCATTACCTGACCCATGGTGAGCACCTTGCATCACCCAGCTTGGCTGAGCGATGCAGCGTCCTGCTGGAGCATCTGCAGGCACTTCATGACTTCTATGGCACCACCATGGGAGTGCGTATCGCGCGCAAGCACGTCGGCTGGTATCTCGACGACGACAAGCGCTTTAACAGTACCCAGCAGCGCACGCTCAAGCAGCAGTTCAACGCTCTGACCACGCCTGACGAGCAGTTTGACTGGATCCACAACGCCATGACCCAGGACGCTTCGAAGCGTCTGCTAGCCAAAGGAAGCCATGCGGCATGA
- the prmA gene encoding 50S ribosomal protein L11 methyltransferase, which translates to MPWLQLKAHVAPEQAELLEELLLEEGATAIGMQDAHDDPVFEPERGTTPLWQDTILTGLYDDLDGIDGMLSRIEAAWAEQMPGEPCPAIEYELLADRDWEREWMDDFTPLRMGERLWIVPSWHEPPEAGAVNLILDPGLAFGTGTHPTTALCLEWLDGLAVNHELQGKDVLDVGCGSGILAIAALKLGASHADGTDIDPQALQASRDNAERNAIDDQQFTLCYPEQLEGGPYPIVTANILAGPLVELSNTIAGHVAPGGRIALSGILANQATEVREAYEAQGLYMDEPTLREGWVRLTGRRPA; encoded by the coding sequence ATGCCCTGGCTCCAATTAAAAGCACACGTCGCTCCCGAACAAGCCGAGCTTCTCGAAGAATTACTGCTCGAAGAGGGCGCGACGGCAATTGGTATGCAAGATGCCCACGACGACCCGGTCTTCGAACCCGAGCGCGGCACGACACCGCTATGGCAAGACACCATATTGACGGGGCTTTACGACGATCTAGATGGGATCGATGGCATGCTGAGCCGTATCGAAGCGGCTTGGGCAGAACAGATGCCCGGTGAACCCTGTCCGGCCATCGAATACGAACTGCTAGCAGACCGCGACTGGGAGCGGGAGTGGATGGATGACTTCACGCCGCTGCGGATGGGGGAACGACTATGGATCGTGCCGAGTTGGCATGAGCCGCCCGAGGCGGGCGCGGTCAATCTGATCCTTGACCCGGGCCTTGCGTTCGGGACCGGCACTCATCCTACAACCGCGCTGTGTCTCGAGTGGCTGGATGGTTTAGCGGTAAACCATGAACTGCAGGGCAAAGATGTGCTGGACGTCGGCTGTGGCTCTGGCATTCTCGCCATTGCGGCCTTGAAGCTAGGCGCCTCACACGCCGATGGCACGGATATCGACCCGCAAGCATTGCAGGCTAGCCGGGACAATGCCGAGCGCAATGCCATCGACGACCAGCAGTTCACTCTCTGTTACCCCGAACAGTTGGAAGGCGGCCCCTACCCCATCGTTACAGCCAACATTTTGGCAGGCCCACTGGTCGAGTTATCCAATACGATTGCTGGACACGTGGCCCCTGGTGGCCGTATCGCGCTATCAGGCATACTAGCCAATCAAGCCACCGAAGTACGGGAAGCCTACGAAGCACAAGGGCTCTACATGGATGAGCCTACCCTTCGAGAGGGCTGGGTGCGTTTGACAGGCCGTCGCCCCGCATAA
- the accC gene encoding acetyl-CoA carboxylase biotin carboxylase subunit, whose amino-acid sequence MLDKVLIANRGEIALRILRACKELGIKTVAVHSKADRELMHVRLADEAVCIGPASSAQSYLNIPALISAAEVTDSSAIHPGYGFLSENANFAEQVERSGFTFIGPRAETIRLMGDKVSAINAMKAAGVPTVPGSDGPLGDDDATNLATAKRIGYPVIIKAAAGGGGRGMRVVHTEGHLLSAITVTQTEAHAAFGDGTVYMEKFLEKPRHVEVQVLADGQGNAIHLYDRDCSLQRRHQKVLEEAPAPGLDPDARAKVLDACRQACIEINYRGAGTFEFLYEDGEFFFIEMNTRVQVEHPVTEMVTGVDIVKEQLRIAAGLPLSIRQEDVKLNGHAFECRINAEDSRTFMPSPGKVTLFHAPGGLGVRMDSHLYTGYTVPPHYDSLIGKLITWGADRDIALTRMRNALDELLVEGIKTNIDLQKDLVRDSYFRQGGVNIHYLEKKLSS is encoded by the coding sequence ATGCTGGACAAGGTACTTATCGCGAACCGCGGCGAGATTGCCCTTCGTATCTTACGCGCCTGCAAAGAACTCGGGATCAAAACCGTAGCGGTTCACTCCAAGGCAGATCGCGAACTGATGCACGTTCGTCTCGCCGATGAAGCCGTGTGTATCGGCCCCGCCTCATCAGCGCAGTCGTACTTAAACATCCCGGCGTTGATCAGCGCGGCGGAAGTCACTGATTCGAGCGCCATTCACCCCGGTTATGGCTTTCTCTCTGAGAATGCCAACTTTGCCGAGCAGGTAGAGCGCTCGGGGTTCACCTTCATCGGCCCGCGCGCTGAGACCATCCGCTTAATGGGCGACAAAGTGAGCGCTATCAACGCCATGAAAGCGGCGGGCGTTCCCACTGTGCCTGGCTCCGATGGGCCGCTTGGCGACGATGACGCCACCAACTTGGCCACAGCGAAGCGCATTGGCTATCCGGTGATCATCAAGGCAGCGGCGGGTGGCGGCGGCCGCGGTATGCGCGTGGTGCACACCGAAGGCCACTTACTGTCTGCCATTACCGTCACGCAAACCGAAGCGCATGCAGCCTTCGGCGACGGAACGGTCTACATGGAGAAGTTTCTAGAGAAGCCTCGCCATGTGGAGGTGCAGGTATTGGCTGACGGCCAGGGGAATGCCATTCACCTCTATGACCGCGACTGTTCGCTGCAGCGTCGACATCAGAAAGTGTTAGAAGAAGCACCTGCGCCAGGCCTCGATCCTGACGCGCGCGCGAAAGTGCTCGACGCTTGTCGCCAAGCGTGTATCGAGATCAACTATCGCGGCGCGGGCACTTTCGAATTCCTCTACGAAGATGGTGAATTCTTCTTCATCGAAATGAACACCCGTGTTCAGGTCGAGCACCCAGTGACGGAAATGGTGACGGGTGTCGATATCGTCAAAGAGCAGCTGCGCATTGCAGCCGGCTTGCCCCTGTCGATTCGCCAGGAAGACGTGAAGCTGAACGGCCATGCGTTCGAATGTCGTATTAACGCTGAAGATTCGCGCACCTTCATGCCGTCTCCCGGCAAGGTGACGCTGTTTCACGCGCCTGGTGGGCTCGGCGTTCGCATGGACTCTCACCTGTATACCGGCTACACCGTACCGCCGCATTACGACTCCTTGATCGGTAAGTTGATTACCTGGGGCGCTGACCGCGACATCGCCTTGACGCGCATGCGCAACGCACTCGACGAGCTGCTGGTCGAAGGCATCAAAACCAATATCGACCTGCAGAAAGACCTGGTCCGCGATAGCTACTTCCGCCAGGGCGGTGTCAATATCCACTACCTCGAGAAAAAGCTGAGCAGCTAA
- the dsbD gene encoding protein-disulfide reductase DsbD: protein MLLMRRFSLFFLLCWLPLLAHGQWFSSSNQSDFLPVMEAFQPSAWHDGDTLSIGVDIADDYYLYRHQLDVTSQQASVDLEDPVIPQGSFTTDQFMGDVYVFRDQLVFDVPLSAPYSGPISIELTFQGCADAGLCYPPERITLEAAETSPPSTFANWQDESEQSSPNQTSTGEPAPSSAATQSGENAGFSAPQSEDSKFSALISDTSLPLALGLFFLAGIGLTFTPCVLPMIPILSSIVVGQNPTKPRAFVLSASYVLGMAITYALVGVLMGLFGAGLNLQAHLQSAPVLITFAILFTLFALAMFGAFDLRMSPRIASKVDSWQARAQRSGPLGLAVAGALSVLVVSPCVTAPLAGALVFISSTGDAIMGGAVLFALGLGMGLPLLLVGTFGATLLPRSGDWMNGVKIAFGLLLLGVAIWMIERLIAPSISLLLWAALAIGSALTLGALNTSPSHGWAKARQTAGLMLLAWGVALVLGAAQGSSNPLRPLSVTTSSTGEAATTPIFEEVDSLSALQSELEQASQAGQPVFAHFTAEWCISCKLMEREVYPDPQVAAALNDFQLIAVDVTETNAQSRELLNHFNLFGPPSLLLFSQGKEVREARIQGEVTAQDLVQHLDSFKRWQQG, encoded by the coding sequence GTGTTACTCATGCGACGTTTTAGCCTATTTTTTTTGTTGTGCTGGCTACCTTTATTGGCCCACGGGCAGTGGTTCTCTTCTAGCAATCAGAGCGACTTCCTGCCGGTAATGGAAGCCTTCCAGCCCAGCGCTTGGCACGATGGTGATACGCTCAGCATCGGGGTCGATATTGCCGACGATTACTATTTGTACCGCCACCAGCTTGACGTCACGAGCCAGCAGGCATCGGTCGACTTAGAAGACCCCGTCATTCCACAGGGCTCATTCACCACCGATCAATTTATGGGGGATGTGTACGTTTTTCGCGATCAGCTCGTTTTTGATGTTCCGCTGAGCGCCCCTTATAGCGGGCCAATCAGTATCGAGCTGACCTTTCAGGGATGCGCCGATGCGGGGTTATGCTACCCACCTGAGCGCATCACCCTTGAAGCCGCAGAAACGTCACCGCCCAGCACGTTTGCCAACTGGCAGGATGAAAGCGAACAAAGCTCTCCAAATCAAACAAGCACGGGTGAACCTGCCCCAAGCAGCGCAGCGACTCAATCGGGCGAGAACGCTGGCTTCTCCGCCCCGCAAAGTGAAGATAGCAAATTCAGCGCGCTGATTAGTGATACCAGCCTACCGCTCGCCTTAGGGCTCTTTTTCCTCGCGGGTATTGGGCTCACCTTTACGCCCTGTGTGCTGCCGATGATTCCTATTCTGTCGTCCATCGTGGTTGGCCAGAACCCCACCAAGCCCCGCGCTTTTGTCCTGTCAGCCAGCTATGTACTCGGCATGGCCATTACCTATGCCTTGGTGGGCGTGCTAATGGGGCTATTTGGTGCAGGGCTCAACCTCCAGGCACATTTACAGTCCGCCCCCGTTTTAATTACTTTTGCCATTCTGTTTACCCTATTCGCTTTGGCAATGTTTGGCGCCTTTGACCTTCGCATGTCACCGCGAATCGCCAGTAAAGTAGACTCTTGGCAAGCACGCGCCCAGCGCAGTGGCCCACTGGGCTTGGCGGTGGCGGGCGCGCTGTCAGTGCTAGTGGTGTCTCCCTGCGTAACGGCTCCGCTAGCGGGCGCCTTGGTATTTATCTCTTCCACTGGGGACGCCATTATGGGTGGCGCAGTGCTGTTTGCGCTTGGACTTGGCATGGGGCTCCCTTTATTGCTCGTGGGCACCTTCGGCGCAACGCTGCTACCCCGCTCTGGCGACTGGATGAATGGCGTTAAAATTGCTTTCGGGCTGTTGTTATTAGGTGTAGCGATTTGGATGATTGAGCGTTTAATTGCGCCATCAATCTCTCTTCTGCTGTGGGCGGCCCTAGCAATCGGCAGTGCCCTTACCCTTGGCGCACTGAATACATCGCCCTCTCACGGCTGGGCAAAAGCCCGGCAAACGGCGGGGTTAATGCTGTTGGCCTGGGGGGTAGCACTCGTGCTGGGCGCCGCCCAAGGAAGCAGCAATCCATTACGACCGCTATCGGTGACCACTTCTAGTACAGGGGAAGCCGCTACCACTCCGATCTTTGAAGAAGTCGACAGTCTCAGCGCACTACAGTCTGAGCTGGAGCAAGCCTCTCAAGCGGGGCAGCCCGTGTTTGCCCACTTCACGGCAGAGTGGTGTATCTCCTGCAAACTGATGGAGCGAGAGGTCTATCCTGATCCTCAAGTCGCCGCTGCATTGAACGATTTTCAACTAATCGCGGTCGATGTGACAGAGACCAATGCACAAAGTCGCGAACTGCTCAATCATTTCAACCTTTTTGGCCCGCCCAGCCTGCTACTCTTTAGCCAGGGCAAGGAAGTGCGCGAAGCTCGCATTCAGGGCGAAGTGACTGCTCAAGACCTCGTTCAGCATCTCGACTCGTTCAAGCGCTGGCAGCAGGGATAA
- the accB gene encoding acetyl-CoA carboxylase biotin carboxyl carrier protein yields MDIRKVKKLIELLEESNISEIEIQEGEESVRISRHPNGTAWQPQPMPQYAQPAPAAPQAPVATTPADAEPQGASYRGEAVNSPMVGTFYRSPAPGAKAFVEVGDTVKQGDTVCIVEAMKMMNQIEADRDGVVEAILVEDGEPVEFDQPMIVLA; encoded by the coding sequence ATGGATATTCGCAAAGTTAAAAAACTGATTGAGCTGCTGGAAGAGTCCAACATCAGTGAAATCGAAATTCAGGAAGGTGAAGAATCGGTTCGTATCAGCCGTCACCCCAACGGCACTGCGTGGCAGCCGCAACCGATGCCTCAGTACGCGCAGCCCGCGCCTGCTGCTCCTCAAGCGCCGGTGGCCACTACCCCCGCCGATGCCGAACCTCAAGGCGCTAGCTATCGCGGTGAAGCAGTTAACTCGCCGATGGTAGGCACCTTCTATCGCAGCCCGGCACCAGGTGCAAAAGCATTCGTTGAAGTAGGCGACACAGTGAAGCAAGGCGACACTGTGTGTATCGTTGAAGCGATGAAAATGATGAACCAGATTGAAGCCGACCGCGACGGCGTGGTTGAGGCCATCCTAGTGGAAGATGGCGAGCCGGTGGAATTTGATCAACCGATGATCGTCCTCGCTTAA
- the purH gene encoding bifunctional phosphoribosylaminoimidazolecarboxamide formyltransferase/IMP cyclohydrolase: MADSTPTPVRRALLSVSDKTGIVEFAQGLAAHGVELLSTGGTYRLLKENGMTVKEVSEHTGFPEIMDGRVKTLHPKIHGGILARRGQDDAVMADNDITPIDMVVVNLYPFAATVAKPDCTLEDAIENIDIGGPTMVRACAKNHAYTTIVVNADDYTRVLGELDDNAGQVSASTRFDLAVKAFEHTAGYDGAIADYLGRQVASDGTTFARTFNLQLHKKQDMRYGENPHQNAAFYVDPAASEPSVATAKTLQGKPLSFNNVADTDAAFECVKAFDETACVIVKHANPCGVAVGATALEAYDKAFATDPTSAFGGIIAFNVPLDADTALAIVDRQFVEVIIAPGVHDEAARIVAEKQNVRLLDVGDHWPGTAQPAFDFKRVNGGLLVQDRDQGMVTEEALTVVSERAPTSEEMRDLTFAWRVAKFVKSNAIVYAKAGQTIGVGAGQMSRVYSAKIAGIKAADEGLSVPGSVMASDAFFPFRDGIDAAAAAGITAVIQPGGSMRDQEVIDAANEAGIAMVFTGMRHFRH; this comes from the coding sequence ATGGCTGATAGCACCCCTACCCCCGTCCGCCGCGCCCTGCTGAGCGTATCCGATAAAACCGGCATCGTGGAGTTTGCCCAAGGCCTTGCCGCACACGGCGTCGAGCTGCTCTCCACCGGCGGCACCTACCGTTTGTTGAAAGAAAACGGAATGACGGTAAAAGAAGTATCGGAACACACCGGCTTTCCAGAAATCATGGACGGTCGGGTCAAAACGCTGCATCCGAAAATCCATGGCGGCATTTTGGCGCGCCGCGGCCAGGACGATGCCGTCATGGCTGACAATGACATCACCCCTATCGATATGGTGGTCGTCAACCTTTACCCGTTTGCAGCAACGGTCGCTAAGCCAGATTGCACGCTCGAAGATGCCATCGAGAACATCGACATCGGCGGCCCCACCATGGTGCGCGCCTGTGCCAAAAACCATGCCTATACCACCATCGTGGTGAACGCCGACGATTACACTCGTGTGCTTGGCGAGCTCGACGATAATGCGGGCCAAGTCAGCGCTTCTACGCGTTTTGACCTGGCCGTTAAAGCGTTCGAACATACCGCCGGTTATGACGGCGCCATCGCCGACTACCTTGGCCGCCAGGTCGCCAGCGACGGCACCACCTTTGCTCGCACCTTCAACCTGCAGCTTCACAAAAAGCAAGACATGCGATACGGCGAAAACCCGCATCAAAATGCTGCGTTCTATGTCGACCCCGCCGCCAGCGAGCCTAGCGTAGCCACCGCCAAAACGCTGCAAGGCAAGCCACTCTCTTTCAACAACGTGGCCGATACCGACGCAGCATTCGAGTGCGTGAAAGCCTTTGACGAGACCGCCTGTGTCATCGTTAAGCACGCCAACCCGTGCGGGGTCGCCGTAGGCGCGACCGCATTGGAAGCTTACGACAAGGCCTTTGCCACCGACCCCACCAGCGCCTTTGGCGGCATCATTGCCTTTAATGTGCCGCTTGATGCGGACACCGCGCTAGCCATCGTTGACCGCCAGTTCGTGGAAGTCATCATTGCGCCTGGCGTCCATGATGAAGCGGCCCGCATCGTGGCGGAGAAACAGAACGTCCGCTTGCTGGATGTCGGCGACCATTGGCCGGGTACCGCGCAGCCCGCATTCGACTTTAAACGTGTGAATGGCGGCCTATTGGTACAAGATCGTGATCAAGGGATGGTCACTGAAGAGGCGCTCACCGTGGTCAGCGAGCGCGCCCCGACCAGCGAAGAGATGCGCGATCTCACCTTTGCATGGCGCGTTGCCAAGTTCGTGAAATCCAACGCCATCGTTTATGCAAAAGCGGGCCAAACCATTGGTGTCGGCGCAGGACAGATGAGCCGCGTGTACTCCGCTAAGATCGCAGGTATCAAAGCCGCCGATGAAGGGCTTTCCGTACCAGGCTCAGTGATGGCCTCCGATGCCTTCTTCCCCTTCAGGGACGGCATCGACGCCGCCGCTGCCGCTGGCATCACTGCCGTCATTCAGCCTGGCGGCTCCATGCGTGACCAAGAAGTGATCGATGCGGCTAACGAAGCAGGCATTGCCATGGTCTTCACCGGCATGCGTCACTTCCGCCACTAA